From the genome of Phaeodactylum tricornutum CCAP 1055/1 chromosome 13, whole genome shotgun sequence, one region includes:
- a CDS encoding predicted protein, with the protein MPLAIPPELKKISPFVRRAEELDRDQTSPESRLVAYYLRQYAVHQGIPLASASPGAKTCLGHLLESLEKEKTAMDAFTRNESSFLCRQFANRVFDKADGEDRMGMATKETAKTFYAAASFLQMLEQFYEKDDEESIEARAENRKRIIYTKWKATEILKAIKEGRQPAAGGYGEEEGESEDEEKDEASDEPVASNTNIAEKEWASTGSEKAQAAAFDVLPPAVPIRPPAPLEPEVEPEPMSESESEPEVDQGAEISAESAPPAYPGDSKTNGISIRPPVTFDLPPIAPETPLELPPRPLAPQKKGGMFGLMKQRQPGAKATKAQITDATELARFAVAALEDKDAELAAERLQQALEALGR; encoded by the coding sequence ATGCCATTGGCGATTCCCCCTGAATTGAAGAAAATCAGTCCCTTCGTGCGGCGAGCCGAAGAGCTTGACCGCGATCAAACGTCTCCCGAATCGCGGTTGGTAGCGTATTACTTGCGACAATATGCCGTCCACCAGGGCATTCCCTTGGCGTCTGCTTCCCCCGGAGCTAAAACCTGTCTCGGACACTTGTTGGAAAgtctcgaaaaggaaaagactGCCATGGATGCCTTTACACGCAACGAATCCTCCTTTTTGTGTCGGCAATTCGCGAATCGCGTCTTTGACAAGGCGGACGGTGAAGACCGTATGGGTATGGCGACGAAAGAAACAGCAAAAACCTTTTACGCCGCGGCCAGTTTCTTACAAATGTTGGAGCAATTTtacgaaaaagacgacgaggaatcGATAGAGGCGCGTGCGGaaaatcgaaaacgaatcaTATACACGAAATGGAAGGCTACCGAAATTTTAAAAGCAATTAAGGAAGGACGACAGCCGGCAGCTGGGGGATATGGCGAGGAAGAAGGCGAGTCGGAAGatgaggaaaaggacgagGCCAGTGACGAACCCGTGGCTTCCAATACGAATATTGCTGAAAAGGAATGGGCGAGTACTGGCAGTGAAAAGGCCCAAGCTGCCGCATTCGACGTCCTACCGCCTGCAGTCCCTATTAGACCCCCAGCACCTTTGGAACCAGAAGTTGAGCCCGAACCCATGTCGGAAAGCGAGTCGGAGCCAGAGGTAGACCAAGGCGCTGAAATTTCAGCTGAATCGGCTCCTCCGGCATACCCTGGTGATTCTAAAACTAACGGAATTTCCATCCGACCACCCGTTACTTTCGATTTGCCACCAATCGCACCCGAGACACCGCTGGAGCTGCCCCCACGACCTCTAGCCCCTCAGAAAAAGGGTGGTATGTTCGGCTTGATGAAGCAGCGCCAACCGGGCGCCAAGGCAACCAAAGCTCAAATTACGGATGCCACCGAGCTGGCACGGTTTGCTGTGGCAGCCTTAGAAGACAAGGATGCTGAATTGGCCGCGGAGCGGCTTCAACAGGCACTTGAGGCTTTGGGACGATAG
- a CDS encoding predicted protein, which translates to MTCSSTSGGSLGGRQLLRFLTPALLLSMGNIWIVTDLHASSAVTNSTAHQVEEYLWLPSLIPEPLAQPTDATHHFPREPRPRPPLESIVQGWNVSGDASWLLNVAVIGFPKCGTSTLMQHLESHPEVQMFTKERCELSGRQEATLIRDLYRQMPAGDFVRGIKCPLDIDSTTMFLPAYQKYFPKAHFIVGVRHPVLWFESFYNFRVHNGFPMPPANKCIGACSKGVFNACTDRSNFHFFLGNLGKTNTSDPEEIKLIPPRWRRKRTVVDLPQKVFLYELSQLSDTNETREEWFLRDLQNFLHLRQAIPPMIWIRPGKNLTTDLKEQRDARKIDICDTGHNVLRHRLMENSLAASEWIERYFMKAKDVVVSNTNHFHELMERWKADPCVERRANRIGSE; encoded by the exons ATGACCTGCTCCTCTACGAGTGGGGGAAGTTTGGGCGGCCGGCAACTCCTCCGTTTTCTGACTCCGGCCCTGTTGCTTTCCATGGGGAACATCTGGATAGTCACCGACCTTCACGCATCCTCCGCGGTCACGAATTCCACTGCTCACCAAGTCGAGGAATATCTCTGGCTACCATCGTTGATACCAGAGCCGCTAGCACAACCAACCGACGCAACCCACCACTTTCCTCGGGAACCCAGACCACGGCCTCCCCTCGAATCCATCGTCCAAGGCTGGAATGTTTCCGGCGACGCTTCCTGGTTGCTGAACGTCGCTGTCATTGGATTTCCCAAATGCGGCACCAGTACGCTCATGCAGCATCTCGAATCTCATCCGGAGGTGCAAATGTTTACCAAGGAACGGTGTGAATTAAGCGGCCGGCAAGAAGCCACCTTGATCAGGGATCTATACCGACAAATGCCTGCCGGAGATTTCGTGCGCGGAATCAAATGCCCCTTGGATATCGACAGTACTACCATGTTTCTGCCAGCCTACCAGAAATACTTTCCCAAGGCTCACTTCATTGTGGGTGTCCGACATCCCGTGCTGTG GTTCGAGTCATTTTATAATT TCCGTGTACACAACGGGTTCCCCATGCCCCCGGCCAACAAATGCATCGGGGCATGCTCCAAAGGCGTCTTCAACGCGTGTACGGATAGATCCAACTTTCATTTCTTTCTGGGAAATTTAGGTAAGACAAACACAAGCGATCCGGAAGAGATCAAACTAATCCCACCGCGGTGGCGCCGGAAACGTACGGTTGTGGACCTTCCCCAAAAAGTCTTTCTGTACGAACTGTCGCAACTGAGTGATACAAATGAAACACGAGAAGAATGGTTTCTGCGCGATCTCCAAAACTTTTTGCACTTGCGACAGGCCATACCGCCCATGATTTGGATTCGACCGGGTAAGAATCTGACGACCGACTTGAAAGAACAGCGAGATGCCAGGAAAATTGATATTTGCGACACGGGACACAATGTGCTCAGACACAGACTAATGGAGAATAGCCTCGCCGCTTCGGAATGGATAGAACGATATTTTATGAAAGCCAAAGATGTTGTCGTTTCAAACACCAACCATTTTCATGAGCTGATGGAAAGATGGAAGGCGGACCCTTGCGTTGAACGCCGAGCGAATAGAATTGGAAGCGAGTGA
- a CDS encoding predicted protein (P 55), with product MTVAAIPVQRASSTHLPQWQRFQPERTASEHPTGTHPYQRQYAHVYHQRLAVLGPRVWQAVLRDNQCENDNHNHSNNNDDAHTVRHVPRILELEEGVLSIAVGTIVKEYENSVTGNDINSDAVVPGAVNGAKDALVLEDESGRVVLATALVHQYPTGVVLGVQGTVGTDGVLQVERFYHPWTCAPPALPLYIDHTNNINNNNNDPTYIMLVSGLHCGSPKVSSLPRDMLLSYLQGRFGHKARHVARVIFAGGLTSTDATAVQELDGFLLALAASGVPIDVLPGEHDPTTANWPQRSLHRALLPHTTTRYGTLVARTPNPYAARHDHVVCLGTDGRNVRDLCTRVGVPVDDHDSPGAWRPVTELQALERTLAWGHVCPTGPDSVPTVPHALQDPMVIEPHLPHLYFAGNAKKFATQRVVAAHADTATAVDTDDRVAFTRLVCVPQFSETGQAVLVNLQTLDVEVVRFQDEE from the coding sequence ATGACGGTGGCGGCCATTCCCGTCCAGCGCGCTTCCAGTACGCATCTACCGCAGTGGCAGCGGTTCCAGCCGGAGCGTACGGCATCGGAGCATCCCACCGGTACGCATCCCTACCAGCGACAGTATGCACACGTCTACCACCAGCGCTTGGCTGTCCTCGGACCCCGCGTCTGGCAAGCGGTCCTTCGAGACAACCAGTGCGAGAACGACAACCACAACCACAGTAACAATAACGACGATGCCCACACGGTTCGGCACGTCCCACGGATTCTCGAACTAGAAGAAGGCGTCTTATCGATTGCCGTTGGAACCATTGTTAAGGAATACGAAAACAGTGTCACCGGTAACGACATCAACAGCGACGCTGTCGTTCCGGGCGCCGTCAACGGTGCCAAAGACGCTCTGGTCCTCGAAGACGAAAGTGGACGCGTGGTGCTCGCTACCGCACTAGTACACCAGTATCCGACCGGAGTCGTCCTGGGGGTCCAAGGAACTGTCGGCACGGACGGAGTTTTGCAAGTCGAACGCTTCTACCATCCCTGGACATGTGCACCACCCGCCTTGCCTTTGTATATCGACCACACCAACAatatcaacaacaacaacaacgaccctACCTATATCATGCTCGTTTCGGGATTGCACTGCGGCAGCCCCAAAGTCTCGTCGCTACCCCGCGACATGCTCCTCTCCTACCTACAGGGTCGTTTCGGACACAAGGCCCGTCACGTCGCCCGCGTCATTTTCGCCGGTGGTCTCACCTCCACCGACGCCACCGCCGTACAGGAACTCGACGGATTCCTACTCGCCCTCGCCGCATCGGGTGTCCCTATTGACGTCCTACCCGGTGAACACGACCCGACCACCGCCAATTGGCCCCAACGGAGTCTGCACCGGGCCTTGCTCCCACACACCACCACCCGCTACGGAACACTCGTCGCGCGAACCCCCAACCCCTACGCCGCTCGACACGATCACGTCGTTTGCCTCGGAACGGACGGACGCAACGTGCGGGACTTGTGTACCCGCGTGGGAGTTCCCGTCGATGACCACGACTCGCCCGGAGCGTGGCGGCCCGTGACGGAACTCCAAGCGCTCGAACGTACCCTCGCCTGGGGACACGTCTGTCCCACCGGTCCGGACTCGGTTCCCACCGTCCCCCACGCTCTGCAAGATCCCATGGTCATTGAACCCCACTTACCGCATCTCTACTTTGCCGGTAACGCCAAAAAGTTCGCCACCCAACGTGTTGTTGCCGCGCACGCGGATACTGCTACTGCTGTGGACACCGACGATCGTGTCGCGTTCACCCGACTCGTCTGTGTTCCCCAGTTTAGTGAAACCGGACAGGCGGTACTCGTGAATCTGCAAACCCTGGACGTGGAAGTCGTGCGTTTTCAGGATGAAGAATAG
- a CDS encoding predicted protein, translating into MSTASSSTPKTPTALAGAVRPSIAVRWIRHAESRNNQVYRDARVRYGGGTPDFDVQGWQTYVDTHRTADPGLSDPCGNAQADCLADYLVPHWTEQASRPVRIVVSPMRRTLDTFRPTCQRMELANPGSTQVLVHGFLFESEGCHDRGLPREGDSPLEIAERWQATDDHDDNNKHNNSNDNTPSQPLDFTGFPDPDRGWYVHGQGPETRAASEQRAAKFYLWLNEYLDQQLLESANDNDTEQPQQQHHDVFDAGVAIPGEEDEVDHDKFAPRVRRRRTVVLVGHGDFMSLVLKRIVAGYGHYVENDGIPHRSAFCHYNTGMTELEYFGHGRFLVMTHNTVPHLQNTPELLSGGSLKDGWSYLMPNDQFVLDAEVNVAFADELEPHIHEQAQALRALYRSDHPLAGNTFIHDDGTADNDTVTHFVVQRGLQVVGVATHSAATGRLTDVAVRPSAGPHARTKLFHAVQQYARQQGQSMALTVVPCNAENHGFFQDAGFQAIPTDGRILILADRGDILADEKSQQPLDATTK; encoded by the coding sequence ATGTCAACAGCATCATCGTCGACACCAAAGACTCCCACGGCACTGGCCGGAGCGGTTCGTCCGAGTATCGCGGTACGTTGGATTCGACACGCCGAATCCCGGAACAACCAAGTCTACCGGGACGCCCGGGTCCGGTACGGTGGAGGCACGCCGGACTTTGACGTCCAAGGTTGGCAAACCTACGTGGACACTCATCGTACGGCGGATCCTGGCTTGTCCGATCCGTGCGGGAACGCTCAAGCGGACTGCTTGGCGGACTATCTCGTCCCGCACTGGACCGAGCAGGCCTCCCGGCCCGTACGGATCGTCGTGAGTCCCATGCGGCGGACCCTGGATACCTTCCGACCCACGTGTCAACGAATGGAATTAGCAAATCCTGGATCGACGCAAGTACTCGTGCACGGATTCTTGTTCGAATCGGAAGGCTGTCACGATCGGGGACTGCCCCGGGAAGGGGATAGTCCGCTAGAGATTGCCGAACGATGGCAAGCCACAGACGACCACGACGACAATAATAaacacaacaacagtaacgACAACACGCCGTCGCAGCCACTCGACTTTACGGGGTTTCCGGATCCCGATCGTGGCTGGTACGTACACGGACAGGGGCCGGAAACCAGAGCCGCTTCGGAACAGCGCGCCGCCAAGTTTTACCTCTGGCTCAACGAATATCTCGATCAACAATTGTTGGAGAGTGCGAACGACAACGATACGGAAcaaccgcaacaacaacaccacgACGTCTTTGACGCTGGTGTCGCCATTCCGggagaagaagacgaagtgGATCACGACAAGTTCGCTCCCCGGGTACGCCGCCGCCGGACCGTAGTCTTGGTTGGACACGGTGATTTCATGTCACTCGTACTCAAACGGATCGTCGCTGGATACGGACACTACGTGGAAAACGACGGGATTCCACACCGGTCCGCCTTTTGTCACTACAATACCGGCATGACCGAACTCGAATATTTCGGGCACGGAAGATTCCTCGTCATGACACACAACACTGTTCCACATTTGCAAAACACGCCGGAATTATTGTCCGGGGGAAGTCTCAAAGACGGCTGGAGTTACCTCATGCCCAACGACCAATTTGTCCTTGACGCGGAAGTCAACGTGGCCTTTGCCGACGAGCTCGAACCGCACATACACGAACAAGCTCAGGCGCTCCGAGCCTTGTATCGGTCGGACCACCCATTGGCAGGCAACACCTTCATCCACGACGACGGTACTGCCGACAACGACACGGTCACTCACTTTGTCGTTCAGCGGGGTCTGCAAGTAGTGGGCGTCGCCACGCATTCTGCCGCGACGGGTCGCTTGACCGACGTCGCGGTACGGCCCTCGGCCGGGCCGCACGCGCGGACCAAACTCTTTCATGCCGTCCAGCAGTATGCTCGTCAACAAGGACAATCCATGGCTTTGACGGTCGTCCCGTGCAACGCCGAAAACCACGGATTCTTCCAAGACGCCGGCTTTCAAGCAATACCCACCGACGGCCGCATACTGATCCTCGCCGACCGTGGAGATATCCTCGCTGACGAAAAATCACAACAACCACTAgacgcaacaacaaaataA
- a CDS encoding predicted protein, whose amino-acid sequence LPQDVVDDILQSLIRHSALNATTLRILRNCELGVLSLSGCRGVTDEWLEALSAESSDSPPHLRTALMWHPCAASSALTNTTLLDLRGSQRLTDRGLMQLHDLGRLEVAKLDNCHSVVGRGLVVLSSSPRLHTLSLTNCRRLTDEAIVNISHLQSLQALSLDGCRCITDFSLAALADMYNLRKLGLSQCDLITNEGLKALEHLQRLQEISLGWCRQVSDAGIQTLTAQPGRSSNLQILRLARCPITDEGVQYLGKIRNVKTLELCYSAVKDIHLTKLVNLPMLEELNLDSCPIGDLAIQHFANHNVLPNLVSLDLADSDISDLGMVQIAKFTKLKRLSLFYCSISNRGLRHLSILTELRVLNLDSRDISDDGLRHLQHLKQLKSLDIFSGRVTDLGCTYLSKIKTLESLELCGGGVRDAGCASLAKLENLTSLNLSQNERITNRGAAALAALSKLKALNLSHTRVNASALRYFSGLMNLQSLALYGC is encoded by the exons CTACCCCAAGATGTTGTGGACGATATTCTCCAATCTTTGATTCGACATTCAGCGTTGAATGCGACCACACTTCGCATTCTACGAAACTGTGAATTGGGTGTGCTTTCGCTTTCGGGATGTCGCGGTGTCACGGACGAATGGCTAGAGGCGCTATCCGCAGAGAGCTCTGACTCGCCGCCGCACCTT CGAACCGCTTTGATGTGGCATCCTTGCGCGGCTTCGAGCGCATTGACCAATACGACGCTTCTGGACCTTCGTGGTTCCCAACGGCTAACCGACCGTGGTCTAATGCAGCTTCATGACCTCGGCCGACTGGAAGTTGCCAAGCTTGACAACTGTCATTCCGTTGTTGGCAGAGGCCTTGTTGTACTCTCCTCGTCTCCTCGTTTGCACACGTTGTCGCTGACAAATTGCCGGAGATTAACGGACGAAGCGATCGTCAACATCTCGCACCTGCAATCCCTCCAGGCTCTATCATTAGACGGATGTCGCTGCATAACGGACTTCTCGTTGGCTGCCTTGGCCGATATGTACAACCTTAGGAAGCTAGGACTCAGTCAATGCGACTTGATTACCAACGAGGGTTTGAAAGCGCTCGAGCACCTGCAACGCTTACAAGAGATTAGTCTGGGATGGTGTCGTCAAGTGTCAGATGCCGGAATCCAGACATTGACCGCACAACCAGGACGCTCTTCAAACCTGCAAATTCTTCGCCTTGCTCGATGTCCCATCACAGACGAAGGCGTCCAATACCTGG GCAAAATCAGGAACGTTAAAACACTGGAGCTGTGTTATTCCGCCGTCAAGGACATTCATTTGACAAAGCTAGTGAACCTTCCTATGCTGGAAGAGTTGAATCTAGATTCTTGTCCCATTGGCGACCTAGCGATCCAGCACTTTGCGAACCATAACGTTCTTCCCAACCTTGTGTCTTTGGATTTAGCCGACAGTGACATTAGCGATCTTGGCATGGTCCAAATTGCCAAGTTTACGAAATTGAAGCGCCTTTCTCTCTTTTATTGCAGCATTAGTAATAGAGGACTGCGACACTTGTCCATCTTGACCGAGCTGCGGGTACTGAACCTTGACAGTCGCGATATCTCCGACGACGGGTTGCGCCACCTGCAGCATTTGAAACAACTCAAGTCTCTGGACATTTTTTCGGGCCGAGTGACGGATCTCGGCTGCACTTACCTTTCCAAAATCAAGACACTTGAATCTCTGGAGCTCTGCGGTGGTGGAGTCCGGGATGCGGGTTGTGCATCGTTGGCCAAGCTCGAGAATCTGACGAGTCTCAATTTGTCGCAGAACGAGCGGATCACCAATCGCGGAGCGGCGGCACTGGCTGCGCTCTCGAAATTGAAAGCTCTCAACTTGAGTCACACACGAGTCAACGCATCCGCTTTGCGCTACTTTAGCGGCCTCATGAATTTACAGTCGCTGGCATTGTACGGTTGC
- a CDS encoding predicted protein, with the protein MSVVGNNRVGIPIVVLHDAEGAVIEVETKKGELIRGLLFEAEDMMNLYIKNAVVLDPNGVKRKTPQMYLRGCEILFIVLPDMLKHAPMFKRYVLF; encoded by the coding sequence ATGTCTGTTGTTGGAAATAACCGTGTAGGCATTCCTATCGTGGTGCTGCACGATGCAGAAGGAGCGGTTATTGAAGTGGAAACGAAGAAAGGCGAGCTCATCCGTGGTCTACTGTTCGAAGCCGAGGATATGATGAACCTATACATCAAGAATGCGGTTGTCTTGGATCCGAACGGAGTAAAGCGGAAAACGCCTCAAATGTACTTGCGTGGGTGCGAAATCTTGTTTATCGTTCTGCCGGATATGTTGAAACATGCTCCGATGTTCAAAAGGTACGTGCTGTTTTAG
- a CDS encoding predicted protein — MTFCRMNARRGHLLFIFRVFVVGVKTSLLRLIDACSVCPDSRNFTLPEKAISIPGLESITTCQQLGSTVSILLSDNDPLCKTVQSLGTFCGCPKAETACEICQSGQRLSRPARELFFLSLEGIMPSCELFEAYLHSLASDDEVCIASIFLLADYCGCTSEADDILSGDDMSSIGGCSLCQNMDDLEMETEVYFPGFPLNTCGQFASTANAVSSPEADTCLYLQASIGTLCGCSVRNPATQPCTLCSDRSAPSRPSQMLPLLSSQFAGLTPTCEILEASLLSVELSSDECKVGHLLGGVCGCAPVEDHCVFCPEGDPIPEYLRERELPQFARFLDGLIATCADIEQAQTQIPTESLICSRGKHRKDLCCGGHFQYLGTSTVRKQAVLAWLPRGVALLSILGSTYVLSNIVRHKERRATIFHRIMIGLTVSDIVSAVAWGFTTLPVPANDDFGAPSKIYGARGNGVTCAIQGFFIQLGFTSIFFNVALTTYYVLVIVYNWRETRLIKLQYWFYTIPVLLGSTLAFAGIPFYTNNIMACYVNAPPLAEKYTVIALLAVVPVCFVVLFCTTAMARVYLHVRHQQKRASNWRMGGSGKCIEQQVLWQSVFYVGAFYISWPIQVVGIFMSEPPFREHTPYAFWLLMVSLAPIQGLLNFFVYIRPRLSKKRDSAGSSPADSGIQGSSWLLSTRFAKVLSIFERQREARDETSLLNEQVSHKRNEANDLDPKDFQEDPLSGF; from the coding sequence ATGACTTTTTGTAGAATGAATGCAAGGAGAGGGCACCTACTGTTTATATTTCGCGTTTTCGTGGTAGGCGTGAAAACCAGCTTGCTCAGACTCATAGACGCTTGCTCCGTGTGTCCCGACAGCAGAAATTTCACCCTACCCGAAAAAGCTATAAGCATTCCCGGCTTGGAAAGTATTACGACTTGTCAGCAGCTAGGATCTACCGTATCGATTCTCCTGTCTGACAACGATCCTTTGTGCAAAACAGTACAGTCACTTGGCACTTTTTGCGGATGCCCGAAGGCAGAAACAGCGTGTGAGATTTGTCAAAGCGGCCAGAGACTTAGCCGACCTGCCCGAGAATTGTTTTTTCTCTCTCTAGAAGGCATCATGCCATCGTGCGAGCTTTTCGAAGCGTACCTGCACAGTCTGGCCAGCGACGATGAAGTATGTATCGCGTCTATCTTTTTGCTTGCAGATTATTGTGGCTGTACGTCAGAAGCGGATGATATATTGTCAGGAGACGACATGTCTAGCATTGGCGGCTGCTCCCTATGTCAAAATATGGACGACTTAGAAATGGAAACTGAAGTTTATTTTCCTGGGTTTCCGCTGAACACTTGCGGCCAGTTCGCTAGCACAGCAAACGCTGTCTCATCACCAGAAGCAGACACATGTCTTTATCTTCAAGCTTCCATAGGCACACTTTGTGGGTGTTCTGTGAGAAACCCAGCGACGCAGCCCTGCACTCTGTGCAGTGATAGATCAGCCCCATCACGTCCATCTCAaatgttgccgttgctgtcGAGCCAATTCGCCGGGTTGACGCCTACCTGTGAAATCCTGGAAGCATCATTGCTATCCGTTGAATTGAGCTCAGACGAGTGCAAAGTCGGACATTTGCTTGGAGGTGTCTGCGGTTGCGCACCGGTTGAGGATCATTGTGTTTTCTGTCCTGAAGGAGATCCGATACCTGAATATCTGCGAGAGCGCGAACTTCCACAATTCGCTAGGTTTCTGGATGGGCTAATTGCAACCTGTGCAGATATTGAACAAGCTCAAACACAAATACCCACGGAATCGTTAATCTGCAGCAGAGGCAAGCATCGCAAAGATCTATGTTGCGGGGGACACTTTCAGTATTTAGGAACGTCGACAGTCCGAAAGCAGGCTGTTTTGGCCTGGCTGCCTCGGGGCGTCGCTCTTCTTTCGATTTTGGGATCTACTTACGTTCTCTCAAATATTGTCCGCCACAAGGAACGTCGCGCAACGATTTTCCATCGCATAATGATTGGTCTGACCGTATCTGATATAGTGAGTGCAGTGGCTTGGGGTTTCACAACTTTGCCTGTACCGGCAAACGATGATTTCGGTGCCCCTTCGAAGATTTACGGCGCAAGAGGGAATGGCGTGACTTGTGCAATTCAGGGCTTTTTTATTCAATTGGGCTTCACGTCGATCTTTTTCAATGTAGCACTGACAACCTACTACGTCCTAGTTATTGTCTACAACTGGAGAGAAACGCGACTGATCAAGCTGCAGTATTGGTTCTATACAATACCCGTTCTTTTGGGCTCCACTTTGGCTTTCGCTGGAATACCGTTTTATACGAACAACATTATGGCTTGCTACGTTAACGCACCTCCTTTGGCGGAGAAATACACTGTCATCGCTTTGCTGGCCGTGGTGCCTGTGTGCTTTGTTGTCCTCTTTTGCACCACAGCAATGGCGAGAGTTTATCTGCATGTACGTCACCAGCAAAAAAGGGCCAGTAATTGGAGAATGGGCGGGTCTGGAAAGTGTATTGAGCAGCAAGTACTATGGCAATCGGTCTTTTACGTGGGGGCCTTTTACATTTCGTGGCCAATTCAAGTTGTTGGAATCTTCATGTCCGAGCCACCGTTTCGAGAGCATACGCCTTACGCATTTTGGCTTCTTATGGTGTCATTGGCACCAATCCAAGGCCTTTTGAACTTTTTCGTTTACATAAGGCCTCGCTTGTCCAAAAAACGTGATTCCGCTGGCTCCTCACCGGCGGATTCCGGCATTCAAGGATCGTCTTGGCTGTTGTCGACACGTTTCGCCAAGGTACTCAGTATTTTTGAACGTCAACGAGAAGCAAGAGACGAGACGTCGTTATTGAATGAGCAAGTTTCTCACAAAAGGAATGAGGCAAATGATTTGGACCCCAAGGATTTTCAAGAAGATCCCTTGTCAGGTTTTTGA